One stretch of Dissulfurimicrobium hydrothermale DNA includes these proteins:
- the hrpA gene encoding ATP-dependent RNA helicase HrpA codes for MTISSWLPSNLDISCPPGLPIAPYWEKLRKAIEDNRVVIVIGETGCGKTTQLPKIAIAAGRGRQGRIVCTQPRRVAAIAVASRLSAELGETGLAVVGYKVRFRDRTPKTAIIKFVTDGMLLAELQSDPRLRTYDTVILDEAHERSLNIDILTGVIKGLMPSRPELKLIISSATLHTQQFLRLFPDAEVVKIEGRGHPVDIIYRPFLLPGDEAATTPEEQVAAAIDELLDGGGTGDVLAFLATERQVIEATRLLKSRWGRDVLILPMFGRLSFFDQQRIFAPSHQRKIVIATNIAETSLTIPGIRYVVDSGLARMLRYNIRTRTTAMPVVPISKASAEQRAGRAGRTGPGICIRLYSREDFEHRHDYTPPEILRSNLAEVILKLISMGIKDVSGFAFLDPPSEKAIKEGFDTLKELSALDRQGRITPMGRLMARLPLDPRIARIIIQAERENALREAIIVAAALGIQDPRERPAEKEAQADRAHSVFIDQSSDFASYIKIWNFIHEKRQAGFTKNQIRRLCKDNLLSFQRIEEWMEIHDQILDILIETGGFHLNDRPAGFDALHRSILAGFLSRIAFLNKKESVYAGARGTKIQIFPGSGLFKRRPRWIVAAELVRTSQLFARTVAQVRPEWIEELAGPLAQREYSDPHWERARGEVMAWECVTVFGLVVAARRPVSYSRINPQKAREIFISQGLATCNLKGDYPFLTHNRQIISDLEGLVGRIRRRDIYEKDTAATHLDAGLKVLEEASGLGPISDERTLARAIRLVGDLPLFLDRDAILKDIKADDIQNLFPGHLNISGQEIELVYSFSPGNERDGLTARIPLAAIGRLRQEDFQWLVPGFLPEKVDFLLRGLPKEIRNKLIPIVGTTDVICRHIEAQRDKSTLFDAIEATLHKLYDITVTRDQWPDQRSLPPHLVMRFEVIDDGGRPLAAGRDLEALRMALREKVAVDLDMTLGWLRRCIERPVPSLNDLPDLPEQLSVGPDGLGIAFFPAIERDEHGGLHISVLRSQDEAISMTRQSLRCEFSFALAKELHYLKKNISLIEVPLNVIHWAGGAERLKESMVEWIEDVFFGRWYWHGLPSRGDILKRLKYLKANLYKDAQIHLKQLKSLIVQLGATMAQVERLAERKGLATKQAYKEMRMELDEMFPRGLPWAVAPTPEEAGDRSDESCEAMTRRLKALTIRAQRAYTDPLKDAAKSQRVRPYKERLDTANAAFSQGNRPAELAGLIAEFRLLVIEYYISIFAPELKTIVTVSQKRLDEKWEHIAKVLQDGAMTKNGP; via the coding sequence GTGACGATTTCAAGCTGGTTGCCTTCAAACCTTGACATTTCTTGCCCGCCAGGGCTACCTATAGCCCCTTATTGGGAAAAGCTGCGCAAGGCCATAGAAGACAATAGAGTGGTCATTGTTATAGGTGAAACGGGGTGTGGAAAGACAACTCAACTTCCAAAGATAGCTATAGCGGCAGGTAGAGGCAGACAGGGCCGCATCGTCTGTACACAGCCAAGGCGTGTAGCCGCCATTGCTGTGGCATCCAGGCTCTCAGCAGAGCTTGGAGAAACAGGCCTGGCCGTTGTAGGCTACAAGGTAAGATTTAGGGATCGTACACCAAAGACCGCCATTATAAAATTCGTAACCGACGGCATGCTCCTCGCAGAGCTGCAGAGTGACCCAAGGCTCAGGACCTATGATACAGTGATCCTTGATGAGGCGCACGAACGGAGCCTTAACATCGATATACTGACCGGGGTCATCAAGGGCCTTATGCCATCAAGGCCAGAACTGAAACTAATAATATCTTCGGCTACGCTCCATACGCAGCAATTTTTGAGACTTTTCCCTGACGCCGAGGTGGTGAAGATCGAAGGAAGAGGCCATCCTGTCGATATCATCTACAGGCCCTTTCTTTTACCTGGAGATGAAGCGGCCACTACGCCTGAAGAGCAGGTGGCTGCAGCCATAGATGAACTCCTGGACGGAGGTGGCACAGGCGATGTTCTCGCCTTCCTGGCCACGGAAAGGCAGGTGATTGAGGCGACAAGACTCTTGAAGTCCCGTTGGGGCCGCGATGTATTGATATTGCCCATGTTCGGACGTTTAAGTTTTTTTGACCAACAGCGGATATTCGCCCCGTCACACCAGCGCAAGATCGTCATCGCTACCAATATTGCAGAGACATCTCTCACCATCCCTGGCATACGCTATGTAGTTGACTCGGGACTGGCCAGGATGCTCCGCTACAATATCCGCACAAGGACAACCGCCATGCCTGTCGTCCCAATTTCAAAGGCAAGCGCCGAACAGCGGGCCGGCAGGGCGGGACGCACCGGCCCCGGTATCTGTATAAGGCTTTACAGCAGAGAGGACTTCGAACATCGGCATGATTACACACCGCCCGAGATACTGCGCTCAAACCTGGCCGAGGTGATCTTGAAGCTGATCAGCATGGGGATCAAAGACGTCTCAGGTTTCGCTTTTCTGGACCCCCCATCTGAAAAGGCTATAAAAGAGGGCTTCGATACGCTTAAAGAGCTAAGTGCTTTGGACAGGCAAGGACGAATTACGCCTATGGGCCGTCTTATGGCAAGGCTTCCGCTTGACCCGCGCATTGCTCGCATCATCATCCAGGCCGAAAGGGAAAATGCCTTGAGAGAAGCAATCATAGTAGCAGCGGCATTGGGTATCCAGGATCCTAGAGAACGTCCGGCGGAGAAGGAGGCGCAGGCCGACAGGGCCCACAGCGTCTTCATAGATCAATCATCCGACTTTGCAAGCTATATAAAGATTTGGAACTTCATCCATGAAAAAAGGCAGGCAGGCTTTACAAAGAATCAGATCAGGCGCCTTTGCAAAGACAATCTACTATCTTTTCAGCGTATAGAGGAGTGGATGGAGATCCATGATCAAATACTGGACATCTTGATCGAAACCGGTGGTTTTCATCTCAACGACCGCCCTGCAGGATTCGACGCCCTCCATCGCTCTATTTTGGCTGGTTTTCTAAGCCGCATCGCCTTTCTTAATAAGAAAGAGTCGGTATATGCCGGGGCCAGGGGCACAAAGATCCAAATATTCCCCGGCTCTGGGCTCTTCAAGAGACGGCCGAGGTGGATCGTGGCAGCCGAGCTTGTAAGAACCTCGCAACTCTTTGCAAGGACCGTGGCACAGGTAAGACCTGAGTGGATAGAAGAGCTCGCAGGACCTCTGGCTCAAAGGGAGTATTCAGACCCGCATTGGGAGAGAGCCAGAGGGGAAGTTATGGCGTGGGAGTGCGTAACTGTCTTCGGGCTTGTCGTAGCGGCAAGACGGCCTGTATCCTATTCCAGAATCAATCCACAGAAGGCAAGGGAGATATTCATATCCCAGGGCCTTGCAACGTGCAATCTCAAGGGAGACTATCCGTTTTTGACCCACAACAGGCAGATTATATCCGACTTGGAAGGCCTTGTCGGCCGAATAAGACGGCGTGACATCTATGAAAAAGACACAGCGGCAACTCACCTTGATGCCGGACTCAAGGTGCTTGAAGAGGCCTCAGGCCTTGGACCTATATCGGATGAACGCACCCTTGCCAGGGCGATACGGTTAGTTGGAGACCTGCCTCTGTTTTTGGACAGGGACGCCATCTTAAAAGATATCAAGGCGGATGACATCCAAAACCTATTTCCAGGCCATCTGAATATATCGGGCCAAGAGATAGAACTTGTCTATAGCTTCAGTCCAGGCAACGAAAGAGACGGCTTGACCGCCAGAATACCGCTTGCGGCCATCGGCCGTCTGAGGCAGGAAGATTTCCAATGGCTTGTTCCTGGATTCCTGCCAGAAAAGGTAGATTTTCTTTTACGCGGATTGCCCAAGGAGATCAGAAATAAACTCATTCCTATTGTCGGGACGACAGATGTTATATGCAGACATATTGAGGCACAACGGGATAAAAGTACACTCTTTGACGCCATAGAGGCTACGCTGCATAAATTGTACGACATTACAGTGACAAGGGATCAGTGGCCAGATCAAAGGTCTTTGCCTCCCCATCTAGTCATGAGGTTTGAGGTGATAGATGATGGCGGCAGACCCTTGGCCGCAGGCAGGGATCTTGAGGCCTTGCGCATGGCACTGAGAGAAAAGGTGGCCGTGGATCTTGATATGACCCTGGGCTGGCTCAGGCGCTGTATTGAGAGACCGGTTCCTTCCCTAAACGACCTGCCAGATCTGCCTGAACAGCTGTCAGTAGGACCGGACGGTCTAGGCATCGCCTTCTTCCCTGCCATTGAACGTGATGAACACGGTGGCCTACACATCAGTGTGCTCCGTTCCCAAGACGAGGCGATATCGATGACCCGCCAGTCGCTGAGATGCGAATTCTCCTTTGCCCTCGCAAAGGAGTTGCACTATCTTAAAAAAAATATATCACTTATAGAAGTCCCTCTTAATGTCATCCATTGGGCTGGCGGCGCGGAAAGACTCAAAGAATCCATGGTTGAATGGATCGAAGATGTCTTTTTTGGCCGGTGGTATTGGCATGGTCTGCCTTCCAGAGGCGACATCCTCAAGAGGCTAAAATACCTAAAGGCCAATCTCTATAAAGACGCCCAAATACATTTGAAACAACTCAAATCTCTCATCGTTCAATTGGGCGCAACCATGGCTCAGGTGGAACGATTGGCCGAGCGTAAAGGCCTTGCAACCAAGCAGGCCTACAAGGAGATGCGTATGGAACTCGACGAGATGTTCCCACGCGGTCTCCCATGGGCCGTCGCTCCTACTCCTGAAGAGGCCGGCGACAGATCGGACGAATCATGCGAGGCCATGACAAGACGGCTCAAGGCCCTAACCATCCGCGCCCAGAGGGCTTATACAGACCCCTTGAAGGACGCCGCAAAATCCCAGCGGGTCAGACCGTACAAAGAACGATTGGATACAGCGAATGCCGCTTTCAGTCAAGGGAATAGACCCGCTGAACTCGCTGGGCTCATAGCGGAATTCAGGCTTTTGGTTATAGAATATTATATCTCTATCTTTGCGCCTGAGCTGAAGACCATCGTCACAGTCTCGCAAAAACGCCTAGATGAGAAGTGGGAGCATATCGCAAAGGTCCTACAGGACGGCGCAATGACCAAAAATGGACCTTGA
- a CDS encoding amylo-alpha-1,6-glucosidase, with translation MREIPFSRYYGSVDATPLFVVLAGLYWQRTADRQTLEAIWPQIKAALEWIDRYGDIDGDGFVEYGHRNTSSLVNQGWKDSEDAVFHADGRLAPPPIALAEVQGYVYLARQLASSMACSMGETALAATLEEKARNLREQFEEYFWCEDLQLYAFALDGNKHPCQVRTSNAGQVLFSGIADPKRAAKVTQTLFSPDLFSGWGIRTVGAQEARFNPASYHNGSVWPHDNAIIGFGLARYGHIKELLRLTSALFTAAAYMDLRRLPELFCGFRRHRDKGPTLYPVACTPQAWAAAAPFALLAACLGFEPHAALNKIRLQHPRLPEFIDWVRIKSLPIGNSYLDILLRRHGSDVAVNVLKRSGQAELEVIL, from the coding sequence TTGAGAGAAATTCCATTTAGCCGCTACTATGGCTCAGTAGATGCAACCCCATTGTTTGTAGTCCTTGCAGGACTGTATTGGCAGCGCACTGCGGACCGACAGACATTGGAGGCCATTTGGCCCCAGATCAAAGCAGCGCTGGAGTGGATCGACCGCTACGGCGATATAGACGGAGACGGTTTTGTCGAATACGGCCACCGTAATACAAGTAGCCTTGTCAATCAAGGCTGGAAAGACTCCGAAGACGCTGTATTCCATGCCGACGGACGCTTGGCTCCTCCCCCCATCGCCCTCGCCGAGGTGCAAGGTTACGTCTATCTGGCGCGGCAATTGGCCTCATCCATGGCCTGCAGTATGGGGGAAACCGCCCTGGCGGCGACTTTGGAAGAAAAGGCTCGCAATCTCCGGGAGCAATTCGAGGAATACTTTTGGTGCGAGGACCTACAGCTATATGCCTTTGCCCTCGACGGCAACAAGCACCCATGCCAGGTACGTACTTCCAATGCCGGACAAGTATTGTTCTCTGGCATAGCTGATCCCAAACGGGCTGCCAAGGTGACACAAACGCTTTTCAGCCCCGATTTGTTCAGTGGCTGGGGCATCCGCACCGTGGGCGCGCAAGAAGCGCGCTTCAACCCAGCCTCATACCACAATGGATCGGTCTGGCCCCATGACAATGCCATCATCGGGTTCGGACTCGCTCGTTACGGCCATATAAAGGAATTGTTGAGGCTCACTTCGGCACTCTTTACAGCGGCGGCATATATGGATTTACGGCGCCTGCCTGAATTGTTCTGCGGATTCCGCCGCCACAGGGACAAAGGGCCGACGCTATATCCGGTAGCCTGCACGCCTCAGGCCTGGGCGGCGGCGGCCCCCTTTGCCTTACTCGCCGCCTGTCTCGGGTTTGAACCCCATGCTGCTCTCAACAAAATCCGCCTGCAACATCCAAGACTCCCTGAATTCATTGACTGGGTACGGATTAAGTCACTGCCCATCGGTAACTCATATCTGGATATACTGCTACGGCGACATGGATCAGACGTGGCAGTGAACGTGTTGAAACGCAGCGGCCAGGCGGAATTGGAAGTAATCCTTTAA
- the can gene encoding carbonate dehydratase → MTLKCLFDNNRAWADGIKKEDPAFFERLSKQQSPKYLWIGCSDSRVPANQIVGMPPGELFVHRNIANIVVQSDINCMAVIQYAVEVLSVQHIIVCGHYGCGGVKTAMDMEEIESYGLINNWLGHVSEVYRRYMKEINAIFDAAQRLDRLCEFNVIEQVHNVCRTGFVRNAWRKGRDLYVHGWIYSIRDGILKDLDVSVNRI, encoded by the coding sequence ATGACTCTTAAATGTTTGTTTGACAACAACAGGGCATGGGCTGACGGCATAAAGAAAGAAGACCCGGCTTTCTTTGAAAGACTCTCCAAGCAGCAGTCACCTAAGTATTTATGGATAGGGTGTTCGGACAGCCGGGTTCCGGCGAATCAGATCGTTGGCATGCCGCCAGGCGAATTGTTTGTGCATCGCAATATCGCCAATATAGTTGTCCAGTCTGATATAAACTGTATGGCCGTCATTCAATATGCTGTAGAGGTGCTAAGTGTGCAGCATATCATTGTCTGTGGACATTATGGATGCGGTGGCGTGAAGACAGCCATGGATATGGAAGAAATAGAATCATATGGCTTGATCAACAATTGGTTGGGCCATGTCAGTGAAGTTTACCGGCGCTATATGAAAGAAATCAATGCCATTTTCGATGCCGCGCAGCGGCTTGACAGGCTGTGCGAATTCAATGTCATTGAACAGGTGCACAATGTCTGCCGAACCGGTTTTGTCAGGAATGCCTGGCGAAAGGGGCGAGACCTTTACGTACATGGCTGGATATATAGCATCCGGGACGGAATATTAAAGGATTTGGATGTCTCTGTTAACCGCATATGA
- a CDS encoding phosphoenolpyruvate carboxykinase, producing the protein MAIKGFVREGRQYIIYTDGKICASKRELLQSDVFEHIFKDFVESLCRQDSSLLDSLGLDMASGHDLRRMINILRALSEHPLEQVTSLLPAASILMESRYRYAIHQFVERLYDYWRSFDRYMVLLAGVGPGGSNRRPYRAFNDTLVALAHQVRSLYRDMCENITGTHPRVYRHVAAGCNAGVIAAPKDSRLPSAYRDALEDVPFIRQVWFAPPFVIDPPTNTRTGRFRAVSVNPIEGLHLSAEEWLCYPARVGPVVIFIYFHRRFMGLGISLSNLFELALDEQIEDGPEAVYVFGVPADHMAKFGDLPTVFFDDAENGLLTAAIPLEDRFGYFGYLKKMALTLHNIVMMKLGRMPYHGAMVRILLKGGNEANILIIGDTAAGKSESLEAFRSLGRDLVQEMRVVADDMGSLEIAKDGRVIAYGTETGAFIRLDDLQQGYAFGQIDRAIIMSPQKVNARVVLPVTTIEEVLHGYPIDFLLYANNYEEVDQDHPIIERFDSVARAIEIFRDGAVMSKGTTAATGLVHSYFANIFGPPQYRELHDDLALGIFETAIRSGVFVGQLRTRLGIPGYETKGPHEAAIALLRLISSTQEV; encoded by the coding sequence TTAAAGGGTTTGTCAGGGAAGGGCGGCAATATATCATCTATACTGATGGCAAGATATGTGCGTCCAAGAGGGAACTGCTCCAAAGCGATGTCTTTGAGCATATATTCAAGGATTTTGTTGAAAGCCTGTGCCGCCAAGACTCTTCCCTGCTGGATTCCCTTGGTCTGGATATGGCCAGCGGGCATGATCTAAGGCGGATGATCAATATCCTGCGCGCCCTCAGCGAACATCCGCTTGAACAGGTGACCTCGCTCCTGCCTGCCGCCAGCATATTAATGGAAAGCCGTTACCGTTATGCCATCCACCAGTTCGTCGAAAGGTTGTATGATTATTGGCGATCGTTTGACAGATACATGGTCCTTCTTGCCGGGGTCGGGCCAGGGGGTTCCAACAGGCGACCTTACAGAGCTTTCAATGATACCCTCGTCGCCTTGGCCCATCAGGTGCGTTCACTCTACAGGGACATGTGTGAAAATATAACCGGCACACATCCTCGAGTTTACCGGCATGTAGCTGCCGGCTGCAATGCCGGCGTCATTGCAGCTCCAAAAGATTCCAGGCTTCCATCGGCATATAGAGATGCCCTTGAGGATGTCCCGTTTATCCGGCAGGTTTGGTTTGCGCCGCCCTTTGTAATCGACCCACCGACAAATACGCGTACTGGCCGGTTCAGGGCCGTTTCGGTAAATCCCATCGAAGGTCTCCATCTATCAGCTGAAGAATGGCTCTGCTATCCAGCTAGGGTAGGGCCTGTGGTGATTTTTATTTATTTCCATCGGAGGTTCATGGGATTGGGGATCTCACTTTCCAATTTGTTTGAGCTCGCCTTGGATGAACAGATCGAGGATGGACCGGAGGCGGTGTATGTCTTTGGCGTACCGGCCGATCATATGGCGAAATTCGGTGATCTGCCCACCGTTTTCTTTGATGACGCCGAAAATGGTCTGCTTACAGCGGCTATTCCCCTTGAGGATCGCTTTGGTTATTTTGGTTATTTGAAAAAGATGGCGCTGACGTTACACAATATCGTCATGATGAAGCTGGGCCGGATGCCTTATCATGGCGCAATGGTGCGCATTTTGCTTAAGGGTGGTAATGAGGCGAATATTTTGATAATAGGCGATACGGCTGCAGGTAAGTCGGAATCCCTTGAGGCCTTTCGTAGCTTAGGTAGAGATCTTGTTCAGGAAATGCGGGTTGTGGCGGACGACATGGGCTCTCTGGAGATTGCCAAGGACGGTCGTGTGATCGCCTACGGCACCGAGACTGGCGCCTTCATCAGGCTGGATGACCTGCAGCAGGGGTATGCCTTCGGTCAGATCGACCGGGCCATCATTATGAGCCCTCAGAAGGTGAATGCCAGAGTGGTGCTGCCGGTTACAACCATCGAGGAGGTGCTGCATGGATATCCTATCGATTTTCTGCTTTATGCCAACAATTACGAAGAAGTTGACCAGGATCACCCTATAATCGAGAGATTTGACTCGGTGGCCCGCGCCATTGAGATCTTCAGAGACGGCGCCGTGATGTCCAAGGGCACCACCGCTGCAACCGGCTTGGTCCACAGCTATTTCGCCAATATCTTCGGACCGCCTCAATACCGTGAGCTGCATGATGATTTGGCCTTGGGGATTTTTGAGACCGCCATCCGCAGCGGTGTCTTTGTCGGGCAACTGCGCACCAGGCTTGGTATCCCAGGATATGAAACCAAAGGACCGCATGAGGCCGCTATAGCATTACTGCGACTTATTTCATCGACCCAAGAGGTATAA